Proteins from a single region of Nitratidesulfovibrio sp.:
- the rsgA gene encoding ribosome small subunit-dependent GTPase A — translation MLQSWGFDPWFAAHAAEMAMEGCGFARVCAVDRGAYRIRGEGGEGGEVPAELAGRLAYHTDSPVDLPCVGDWVTVQWHSDGTAGIIHRVFPRRTVLRRKTAGDGCGVQMIAANIDTAFIVQSCHYDFNPGRLERYLVMLADGGVEPVVVLTKTDLVTPDDLGNLLAVVAAVTPARVIALSSVTGAGLDALRQALAPGRTYCLLGSSGVGKTTLLNQLTSGQAGAGGLHGHAHVTRADRATRAVSATGEGTHTTTRRQLTMLDGGALVVDTPGMREVGTVAAADGVDAGFADIALLAGECRYADCRHEHEAGCAVRAAVDRGELSATHYRNYLKLRKEAEFSEMSQLDRRRKDKAFGKMVKSVKKHMGY, via the coding sequence ATGTTGCAATCATGGGGTTTCGATCCGTGGTTTGCCGCGCACGCGGCGGAAATGGCCATGGAAGGCTGCGGTTTTGCCCGGGTCTGCGCGGTGGACAGGGGGGCGTATCGCATCCGGGGCGAGGGGGGCGAGGGGGGCGAGGTTCCGGCGGAACTGGCGGGCAGGCTTGCCTACCATACGGACAGCCCCGTCGACCTGCCGTGCGTGGGCGACTGGGTGACGGTGCAGTGGCACAGCGACGGAACGGCGGGCATCATTCACCGGGTGTTCCCGCGCCGGACCGTGCTGCGGCGCAAGACGGCGGGCGATGGCTGCGGTGTGCAGATGATCGCGGCCAACATCGACACGGCGTTCATCGTGCAATCGTGCCATTACGACTTCAACCCCGGCAGGCTGGAACGCTATCTGGTCATGCTGGCGGACGGGGGCGTGGAACCCGTGGTGGTGCTGACCAAGACGGACCTGGTCACCCCGGATGACCTCGGCAACCTGCTGGCGGTGGTGGCCGCCGTCACGCCCGCGCGGGTCATCGCCCTCAGCAGTGTGACCGGGGCCGGGCTGGATGCGTTGCGGCAGGCCCTAGCGCCGGGCAGGACCTATTGCCTGCTCGGTTCGTCGGGCGTGGGCAAGACGACCCTGCTCAACCAGCTGACGAGCGGGCAGGCCGGGGCGGGGGGCTTGCACGGGCACGCGCATGTCACGCGTGCCGACCGGGCCACACGTGCTGTCAGCGCCACCGGCGAAGGCACCCACACCACCACGCGCCGCCAACTCACCATGCTGGATGGCGGGGCGCTGGTGGTGGACACGCCGGGCATGCGCGAGGTGGGCACCGTGGCCGCAGCGGACGGCGTGGACGCAGGCTTTGCGGACATCGCCCTGCTGGCGGGCGAGTGCCGTTATGCCGACTGCCGCCACGAACACGAGGCGGGCTGCGCCGTGCGGGCCGCCGTGGACCGTGGCGAACTGTCCGCCACGCATTACCGGAACTACCTGAAACTGCGGAAAGAGGCCGAGTTCAGCGAAATGTCGCAGCTCGACCGGCGCAGAAAGGACAAGGCCTTCGGCAAGATGGTCAAGTCGGTCAAGAAGCACATGGGATACTGA
- a CDS encoding DUF3828 domain-containing protein, whose translation MKICANAMLIVFIMCFYGTSFASTTPEAFVREFYDWYVRAFFVERKDPVLNDEIYRYVSRCTVERCRVASDRQEWDSDYFVAAQDYDEAWIKDIKAYDAIVINATTVIVPVNISGAATGHPGLLVFLKSEGDTFRIIKVEKLRHWAE comes from the coding sequence ATGAAAATATGTGCTAATGCAATGTTAATAGTTTTTATTATGTGTTTTTATGGAACATCATTTGCAAGTACAACCCCGGAAGCATTCGTTCGTGAGTTTTACGATTGGTATGTACGGGCGTTTTTTGTTGAGCGAAAAGACCCTGTGCTGAATGACGAAATATATAGATATGTATCACGATGCACGGTAGAGCGTTGCAGAGTAGCGTCCGACAGGCAGGAGTGGGATTCTGATTATTTTGTGGCTGCGCAGGATTATGATGAAGCGTGGATAAAGGATATCAAGGCGTATGACGCCATCGTCATCAATGCAACGACGGTCATCGTTCCTGTGAATATCTCCGGTGCGGCTACTGGTCATCCTGGATTGCTAGTTTTTTTGAAAAGTGAAGGTGATACATTTCGCATCATCAAGGTGGAAAAATTGCGCCACTGGGCGGAGTGA
- a CDS encoding peptidoglycan-binding domain-containing protein, with translation MSSIQTKLKAKGYYSGAVDGVYGLQTKRAILLFQIEHGLATVGLPTQDLLSDLDKY, from the coding sequence GTGTCGAGTATACAGACGAAACTTAAGGCAAAGGGGTACTATTCAGGGGCAGTTGACGGGGTGTACGGGTTGCAGACGAAGCGCGCAATTTTGCTTTTTCAGATCGAGCATGGCTTGGCAACCGTAGGCCTGCCGACACAGGATTTGCTATCCGATCTCGACAAATACTGA
- a CDS encoding N-acetyltransferase: MHIRDERPGNQQDSRAIIHIEYTAFKGHPMHAPGAEPTEHLIPGLLRASGDLPLSLLAEEDGAPVGHVALSPAVVGKDRAGWYLLGPVGVLPPMQGRGIGSALIREALRRLRDAGALGVVLVGDPGYYVRLGFACVPGLHYPGVPDQYVLAVRFGDRLPQGSIIAHPAFAEPA; encoded by the coding sequence ATGCACATCAGGGACGAACGCCCCGGCAACCAACAGGACAGCCGGGCAATCATCCACATCGAATACACGGCCTTCAAGGGGCACCCCATGCACGCCCCCGGCGCCGAACCTACCGAGCACCTGATACCCGGCCTGCTGCGCGCCAGCGGCGACCTGCCCCTGTCCCTGCTGGCAGAGGAGGACGGCGCCCCGGTGGGCCACGTGGCCCTTTCGCCCGCCGTGGTGGGAAAGGACCGCGCTGGTTGGTACCTGCTGGGGCCGGTGGGCGTGCTGCCGCCCATGCAGGGCAGGGGCATCGGCTCCGCCCTGATCCGCGAGGCGTTGCGCCGCCTGCGCGACGCCGGGGCCTTGGGCGTGGTGCTGGTGGGCGACCCCGGCTACTACGTCCGCCTCGGCTTTGCCTGCGTGCCGGGGCTGCACTATCCCGGCGTGCCCGACCAGTACGTGCTGGCCGTTCGCTTCGGCGACCGGCTGCCGCAGGGCAGCATCATCGCCCACCCGGCCTTCGCGGAACCGGCATAG
- a CDS encoding L-serine ammonia-lyase, iron-sulfur-dependent, subunit alpha yields MDIAAFFAAEVKPALGCTEPGAVALAAATAARHLPAPPERIHLRLSANIYKNGQSVGIPGAQGLRGNMLASALGALAGDADMGLQALAAVTADDVTAARALTEHGAVTQEIVQDVPTVYAEAELYRPGHLVVAVVAGRHDRVAEVRHNGQVVYRAEDALGGDSLPPYMADLQRAAFDDLWNWADGIDGDLARDLLRGAEMNLAVAEQGLTSPWGLAVGHTLGMALRGGDCPSNCAPGTNASGACVSGDRVPDACGPDISARVKATTAAAADVRMAGANQPVMSSAGSGNHGLTAIIPPALAARAWGRSDAELARALALSHLVTGAVKARTGRLTPLCGCAVAAGAGAAAALVRLADGTPAQAEQAVALVFSSVMGMICDGAKGGCALKVGTAAAEAWSAAQLALHGPGMTGAEGIVSPDFRASLRSLGEVSSLGFAAVDVAIIRLLERGVQ; encoded by the coding sequence ATGGACATCGCCGCCTTTTTCGCCGCCGAAGTAAAGCCCGCGCTGGGCTGCACCGAACCGGGGGCCGTGGCCCTTGCCGCCGCCACCGCCGCGCGCCATCTGCCCGCCCCGCCGGAGCGCATCCATCTGCGCCTTTCGGCCAACATCTACAAGAACGGCCAATCCGTGGGCATTCCCGGCGCGCAGGGCCTGCGCGGCAACATGCTGGCATCCGCGCTGGGCGCACTGGCGGGTGATGCGGACATGGGCCTGCAAGCGCTAGCCGCCGTCACCGCAGACGACGTGACCGCCGCCCGCGCCCTTACCGAGCACGGTGCGGTAACGCAGGAAATCGTGCAGGACGTGCCCACCGTGTATGCCGAGGCGGAACTGTACCGCCCCGGCCATCTGGTGGTGGCCGTGGTGGCCGGGCGGCACGACCGCGTGGCCGAGGTGCGCCACAACGGGCAGGTGGTCTACCGGGCGGAGGACGCCCTGGGCGGCGACAGCCTGCCTCCGTACATGGCCGACCTGCAACGGGCCGCCTTTGACGACCTGTGGAACTGGGCCGATGGCATCGACGGCGACCTCGCCCGCGACCTGCTGCGCGGCGCCGAGATGAATCTGGCCGTGGCCGAACAGGGGCTGACCAGCCCGTGGGGCCTGGCCGTGGGACATACCCTGGGAATGGCTCTGCGCGGCGGAGATTGCCCAAGCAACTGCGCGCCCGGCACCAACGCGTCTGGCGCCTGCGTATCTGGCGACCGCGTACCTGACGCCTGCGGGCCGGACATCAGCGCCCGCGTGAAGGCCACCACGGCTGCCGCCGCCGACGTGCGCATGGCCGGGGCCAACCAGCCGGTCATGAGCAGCGCCGGTTCCGGCAACCACGGGCTTACCGCCATCATTCCTCCCGCGCTGGCCGCCCGCGCATGGGGCCGCAGCGACGCGGAACTGGCCCGCGCACTGGCCCTGTCGCACCTGGTTACCGGCGCGGTAAAGGCCCGCACGGGCCGCCTTACCCCGCTGTGCGGCTGCGCCGTGGCCGCCGGGGCGGGGGCCGCAGCCGCGCTGGTGCGCCTTGCGGACGGCACGCCCGCGCAGGCCGAACAGGCCGTGGCGCTGGTGTTCTCGTCGGTCATGGGCATGATCTGCGACGGGGCCAAGGGCGGCTGCGCCCTGAAGGTGGGCACCGCCGCGGCAGAAGCCTGGAGCGCCGCGCAACTGGCCCTGCACGGGCCGGGCATGACCGGGGCCGAGGGCATCGTCTCGCCCGATTTCCGCGCCTCGCTGCGCTCGCTGGGCGAAGTGTCCAGCCTGGGCTTCGCCGCCGTGGACGTGGCCATCATCCGCCTGCTGGAGCGCGGCGTGCAGTAG
- a CDS encoding IS1595 family transposase, whose product MPPRNKYILRSKISEAKTRQLVRLFAIDLNASQVAQVTGLNRNTVNRIVAGIRERIAAACEAESPVAGEVEVDESYFGARRVRGVRGRGARGKTIVFGLFKRQGRVYTEIVPDCSKATLQRIIRGRVDLESVIHSDGWRSYDGLVDLGYQKHFRVQHSENEFATEHCHISGIESFWGYAKTRLVRFRGLQKRTFYFHLKECEFRFNHRGEDLYQLVLKILRKTPLS is encoded by the coding sequence ATGCCGCCACGTAATAAATACATTCTCCGTTCAAAGATTTCGGAGGCCAAAACCAGGCAACTTGTGCGGCTTTTCGCCATCGATCTGAACGCCTCTCAGGTGGCGCAGGTTACTGGCCTCAACCGAAACACCGTTAACCGCATCGTCGCGGGCATTCGAGAGCGAATAGCTGCTGCCTGCGAGGCTGAATCCCCTGTGGCCGGAGAGGTTGAGGTGGACGAAAGCTACTTCGGCGCACGACGAGTTCGAGGCGTCAGAGGACGCGGAGCTCGTGGGAAAACCATTGTTTTCGGCTTATTCAAGCGTCAGGGTCGAGTGTATACCGAGATCGTTCCTGACTGCTCAAAGGCAACCCTTCAGCGGATTATTCGTGGCCGCGTTGACCTTGAAAGCGTTATCCATTCCGACGGCTGGCGCAGTTACGATGGCCTTGTGGACCTTGGGTATCAGAAACACTTCCGGGTCCAGCACAGTGAAAACGAATTCGCCACGGAGCATTGCCATATCAGCGGGATAGAAAGTTTCTGGGGATATGCCAAAACTCGCCTCGTGCGCTTCAGGGGCCTGCAAAAGCGCACATTTTACTTCCATTTGAAGGAATGTGAATTCAGGTTTAACCATCGGGGAGAGGACCTCTACCAACTGGTCCTCAAAATCCTCCGGAAAACTCCTCTCTCCTAG
- a CDS encoding glutamine--tRNA ligase/YqeY domain fusion protein — translation MSDHNASEPDRKAEPGLDFIRALITADNANGRFDSRVHTRFPPEPNGYLHIGHAKSICLNFGVAREFGGKCNLRFDDTNPLKESQEYVDSIREDVKWLGGDWQGREFYASDYFEQLYQHAEQLILAGKAYVDSLSADEIRAHRGTLTAPGTESPYRNRSVEENLDLFRRMRAGEFKDGEHVLRAKIDMASPNVVMRDPTLYRIRHAHHHRTGDAWCIYPMYDYTHCISDSIEGITHSVCTLEFVNNRELYDWTLDTLGIYHPQQLEFARLNLTYTVLSKRKLIQLVEGGYVNGWDDPRMPTISGLRRRGVTPEALQDFCARIGVAKADSVVDFSLLEFCMREHLNAVAPRVMGVLDPIKVVIENYPDDQVETFDMPYHPEDASHGSRTVPFSKVLYIERDDFREDPPKKYHRLAPGAEVRLRYAYYITCREVVKDADGNITELRCTYDPATKGGWSQDGRKVKGTIHWVSAAHALHAEVRLYEHLFSVENPNAAEEGKTFVDYLNPDSLKTVTAMLEPALADVAPGTRVQFERIGYFCADKDGTPGKPVFNRTVGLRDSWAKIEKKEGA, via the coding sequence ATGAGCGATCACAACGCCAGCGAGCCCGACCGCAAGGCCGAGCCGGGTCTCGACTTCATCCGCGCGCTGATTACGGCGGACAACGCCAATGGCCGCTTCGACAGCCGGGTGCACACCCGCTTTCCCCCGGAACCCAACGGCTACCTGCACATCGGGCATGCCAAGTCCATCTGCCTCAACTTCGGGGTGGCACGGGAATTCGGCGGCAAGTGCAACCTGCGCTTTGACGACACCAACCCGCTGAAGGAAAGCCAGGAATACGTGGATTCCATCCGCGAGGACGTGAAATGGCTTGGCGGCGACTGGCAAGGCCGCGAATTCTACGCTTCCGACTATTTCGAGCAGCTCTACCAGCACGCGGAGCAGCTGATCCTGGCGGGCAAGGCCTACGTGGACAGCCTGTCGGCGGACGAAATCCGCGCGCATCGCGGCACGCTGACCGCCCCCGGCACGGAAAGCCCCTACCGCAACCGCAGCGTGGAGGAAAACCTGGACCTGTTCCGGCGCATGCGCGCGGGCGAGTTCAAGGACGGCGAACACGTGCTGCGCGCCAAGATCGACATGGCCTCGCCCAACGTGGTCATGCGCGACCCCACGCTGTACCGCATCCGCCATGCCCATCACCACCGCACCGGTGATGCGTGGTGCATCTACCCGATGTACGACTACACGCACTGCATCTCGGATTCCATAGAGGGCATCACCCATTCCGTGTGCACGCTGGAATTCGTGAACAACCGCGAACTCTACGACTGGACGCTGGATACGCTGGGCATCTACCACCCGCAGCAGCTGGAATTTGCCCGGCTGAACCTGACCTACACCGTGCTGTCCAAGCGCAAGCTGATCCAGCTTGTGGAAGGCGGCTACGTGAACGGCTGGGACGACCCGCGCATGCCCACCATCAGCGGGCTGCGCCGCCGGGGCGTCACGCCCGAGGCGTTGCAGGACTTCTGCGCGCGCATCGGGGTGGCCAAGGCCGATTCGGTGGTGGATTTCTCGCTGCTGGAATTCTGCATGCGCGAGCACCTGAACGCCGTGGCCCCGCGCGTGATGGGCGTGCTGGACCCCATCAAGGTGGTCATCGAAAACTACCCCGACGACCAGGTGGAAACCTTCGACATGCCCTACCATCCGGAAGATGCGTCGCACGGTTCGCGCACGGTGCCGTTCTCGAAGGTGCTGTACATCGAGCGCGACGACTTCCGCGAAGACCCGCCCAAGAAGTACCACCGCCTGGCCCCCGGCGCGGAGGTGCGGCTGCGCTACGCCTACTACATCACCTGCCGCGAGGTGGTGAAGGACGCGGACGGCAACATCACCGAACTGCGCTGCACCTACGACCCGGCCACCAAGGGCGGTTGGTCGCAGGACGGGCGCAAGGTGAAGGGCACCATCCACTGGGTGTCTGCCGCGCATGCCCTGCACGCAGAGGTGCGCCTGTACGAGCACCTGTTCAGCGTGGAAAACCCCAACGCGGCGGAAGAAGGCAAGACCTTTGTGGACTACCTGAACCCCGATTCGCTGAAGACCGTCACCGCCATGCTGGAACCGGCCCTGGCCGACGTGGCCCCCGGCACCCGCGTGCAGTTCGAGCGCATCGGCTACTTCTGCGCCGACAAGGACGGCACCCCCGGCAAGCCGGTGTTCAACCGCACCGTGGGCCTGCGCGACAGTTGGGCGAAGATTGAGAAGAAGGAAGGCGCGTAA
- a CDS encoding L,D-transpeptidase family protein yields MRKTLLTICVFFLVTMWACAGMCQSEWQAAPTQIEIVASGTTGTLTVYSNSNGKRTELLRTDAYVGRNGCSTEKREGDGKTPVGVYEIRRGFGLSTPPAVSIAYTTLTGNEQWVDDVASARYNQWVTTDVTPKDWNSAENLSKEVVAYKYAAVVEYNTANIVKGAGSAIFLHCSQDKPTSGCISVPEEAMIKILGFMKPGTRIAIARTDAELDQMVK; encoded by the coding sequence ATGCGCAAAACACTGCTCACCATCTGCGTTTTTTTTCTTGTAACCATGTGGGCATGCGCAGGCATGTGCCAAAGCGAATGGCAGGCTGCGCCAACGCAGATTGAGATTGTTGCCTCAGGCACAACGGGCACGCTTACCGTCTATTCCAACAGCAATGGCAAGCGTACCGAACTGCTGCGCACAGATGCCTATGTGGGCAGAAACGGGTGCAGCACAGAAAAACGCGAAGGCGACGGCAAAACCCCGGTGGGCGTGTATGAAATTCGCCGTGGCTTTGGTTTGTCCACGCCTCCTGCTGTCAGCATTGCCTACACAACGCTGACTGGCAACGAGCAGTGGGTGGATGACGTGGCCTCGGCCCGCTATAACCAGTGGGTAACTACCGATGTAACGCCCAAAGACTGGAATTCTGCAGAAAACCTGTCGAAAGAGGTTGTGGCATACAAATACGCCGCGGTTGTCGAATACAACACAGCCAACATCGTCAAGGGCGCTGGCTCGGCAATTTTCCTGCACTGCTCTCAAGACAAGCCAACCTCTGGCTGCATCAGCGTGCCCGAAGAGGCCATGATAAAAATTTTAGGTTTTATGAAGCCCGGCACGCGCATTGCCATTGCCCGGACAGATGCCGAACTTGACCAGATGGTAAAATAG
- a CDS encoding IS3 family transposase (programmed frameshift), with amino-acid sequence MSKPSANGGAVVEVLTTAQRRRWTVAEKVQLVQESLQPGMNVSYVARRNGLSPSLLFRWRKLMSDGGKTAVQADDQVVGAGEVRALKKRIRDLERMLGKKTMAVEILQEALEIARGKKTDLAHSVALGGRFPMKRVAEALTVSRSRLAEQVKEPVRGRPPHYSKAEDEVLLPLIRDIIDHRLTYGYRRVCAMLNRRLVQDGHARVNHKRVYRIMRLHGLLLARHRGYRPDRSHDGKVITLKSNLRWCSDGFEIHCDSGEVVRVVFALDCCDREAMGAIAPTAGISGQMVQDLMLECVEKRFGAVKAPQPVEWLSDNGSCYTARETVAFATLLGLLPRFTPVRSPENNGMAEAFVNTFKRDYVHIHARPDAATVLAQLPGWFEDYNERHPHKGLRIKSPREHIRTSATAGCPV; translated from the exons ATGTCCAAGCCTAGTGCTAACGGGGGAGCAGTGGTGGAAGTGTTGACCACAGCCCAGCGTCGACGTTGGACGGTGGCGGAGAAGGTTCAACTGGTCCAGGAGTCGTTGCAACCGGGGATGAACGTTTCGTACGTCGCCCGCAGAAACGGCCTCTCTCCCAGCCTGTTGTTTCGCTGGAGGAAGCTCATGAGCGACGGAGGCAAGACCGCTGTCCAAGCGGATGACCAGGTCGTCGGCGCCGGAGAAGTTCGGGCGCTCAAGAAGCGTATACGCGATCTGGAGCGGATGCTGGGCAAGAAGACCATGGCGGTCGAAATCCTTCAGGAGGCGTTGGAGATTGCGCGCG GAAAAAAAACTGATCTCGCGCACTCCGTTGCCCTGGGAGGACGGTTCCCGATGAAGCGTGTAGCCGAGGCGCTGACGGTCTCGCGCTCCAGGCTAGCCGAACAGGTGAAAGAGCCCGTTCGGGGACGTCCACCCCACTACTCCAAGGCTGAGGATGAGGTGCTGTTGCCCCTGATTCGCGACATCATCGACCATCGGCTGACCTACGGCTACCGCCGGGTCTGCGCGATGCTGAATCGTCGCCTGGTCCAGGATGGTCATGCGCGCGTCAACCACAAGCGCGTGTATCGGATCATGCGCCTTCATGGCCTGCTTTTGGCCAGGCACAGGGGCTACCGGCCAGACCGCAGCCACGACGGCAAGGTCATCACCCTCAAAAGTAATCTTCGCTGGTGTTCAGATGGGTTTGAAATTCATTGCGACAGTGGCGAGGTGGTGAGGGTAGTCTTCGCCCTTGATTGCTGCGACCGCGAGGCCATGGGGGCAATTGCGCCCACGGCGGGCATCAGCGGCCAGATGGTGCAGGACTTGATGCTGGAGTGCGTGGAGAAGCGGTTTGGGGCCGTGAAGGCCCCACAGCCCGTCGAATGGCTTTCGGACAACGGTTCCTGCTACACGGCCAGGGAAACAGTGGCGTTTGCGACACTGCTAGGCCTGCTTCCGCGCTTCACGCCGGTGCGCAGTCCGGAAAACAACGGCATGGCCGAAGCCTTTGTGAACACCTTCAAGCGGGATTACGTGCATATACACGCCCGCCCTGATGCGGCAACGGTTCTGGCCCAGCTTCCCGGATGGTTCGAGGACTACAACGAGAGGCACCCTCACAAGGGCTTGCGGATAAAATCCCCCAGAGAACATATCCGCACATCAGCAACCGCAGGGTGTCCGGTTTAG
- a CDS encoding molybdopterin-dependent oxidoreductase, whose amino-acid sequence MSPAPPSQGSSKTPRAPSRPGLRLAPRVVRTSCRGCHGVCQVLVHLDDAGNPVRVTGDPDSPTSRGYLCPKGAAGPQFVAHPDRVRRPLLRTGPRGAGQWKEIGWEAALTLMASTFDRVRRESGPEFIALCQGTGRPYTEFTGRFIHALGSPNFVSPGHNCFLPRVIASSITMGWLPVADVYGHGGAMPRCMLVFGANAMETGAADGMCGAMMRRALRGAEQVIVADPRRTSTARAATHHLQLRPGTECALVLALLHVIIGEGLHDADFVSRHCTGFAELAEHVRAFSPEWAAPITRVPAQDIIVAARALATVKPACLLWGNGIDTSVNAFQTGRALLLLTAVTGNLDVPGGMVHWVPPPDIRCKSPLENKKVLGMHLLSPEQKARMIGAGRFPFGPGCHQPTFWDACVSGEPYRPRAVWLVGTNPMLTATRGDVVEAALRDHVEFSVVSDFFLTPTAQLADLVLPAAHWLEQDDVVYFHKLWCVLARRRLAHGPQSGEVRDDRAVILDLAHRLGLDEAFPWPDWDAYLAWLLEPSGMDFRAFSEKGLVLGPMRYRKHETDGFPTPSGKVELRSSVMAGAGRPPLPVYVEPPLSPLSTPDVAAAYPFILMSGCKVLPFFHSEGRQIDTLRRLRPEPRVAVHPDALARLGLADGDAVRVVSPHGQARFVAAADDSLPPDVVQADHGWWFPERPGPDHGWRESCANLLYGHDHFDPDSGAEPLKCGLCRIERA is encoded by the coding sequence ATGTCCCCAGCCCCGCCTTCGCAAGGATCATCCAAGACGCCCCGCGCCCCTTCCCGCCCAGGCCTGCGGCTTGCCCCCCGCGTGGTGCGCACTTCGTGCCGGGGGTGCCACGGCGTCTGCCAAGTGCTTGTACATCTGGATGATGCGGGCAACCCGGTGCGCGTCACCGGCGACCCGGACAGCCCCACCAGCAGGGGGTACCTCTGCCCCAAGGGCGCGGCGGGGCCGCAGTTCGTCGCCCACCCCGACCGGGTGCGCCGCCCCCTGCTGCGCACCGGGCCACGCGGCGCGGGCCAGTGGAAGGAAATCGGCTGGGAGGCGGCGCTTACCCTCATGGCCTCCACCTTCGACCGGGTGCGGCGCGAATCCGGGCCGGAATTCATCGCGCTGTGCCAGGGCACGGGCCGTCCGTACACCGAATTCACCGGGCGGTTCATCCACGCGCTGGGGTCGCCCAATTTCGTCTCGCCGGGCCACAACTGTTTTCTGCCGCGCGTCATCGCCTCGTCCATCACCATGGGCTGGCTGCCCGTGGCCGACGTGTACGGCCACGGCGGCGCCATGCCGCGCTGCATGTTGGTCTTCGGGGCCAACGCCATGGAAACCGGAGCCGCCGACGGCATGTGCGGGGCCATGATGCGCCGCGCCCTGCGCGGGGCGGAACAGGTCATCGTGGCCGACCCGCGCCGCACCTCCACCGCGCGCGCGGCCACGCACCACCTGCAACTGCGCCCCGGCACGGAATGCGCGCTGGTGCTGGCCCTGTTGCACGTGATCATCGGCGAAGGGCTGCACGACGCGGACTTCGTGTCCCGCCACTGTACCGGCTTTGCCGAACTGGCCGAGCACGTGCGCGCCTTTTCGCCGGAATGGGCCGCGCCCATCACCCGCGTGCCCGCGCAGGACATCATCGTCGCCGCCCGCGCGCTGGCCACGGTAAAGCCCGCCTGCCTGCTGTGGGGCAACGGCATAGACACCAGCGTCAACGCCTTCCAGACCGGGCGCGCCCTGCTGCTGCTCACGGCCGTCACCGGCAACCTCGACGTGCCGGGCGGCATGGTGCACTGGGTGCCCCCGCCGGACATCCGCTGCAAGTCGCCGCTGGAGAACAAGAAGGTGCTGGGCATGCACCTTTTGTCACCGGAACAGAAGGCCCGCATGATCGGCGCGGGGCGCTTTCCCTTCGGTCCCGGTTGCCACCAGCCCACGTTCTGGGACGCCTGCGTCAGCGGTGAACCGTACCGGCCCCGCGCGGTGTGGCTGGTGGGCACCAATCCCATGCTCACCGCCACCCGGGGCGACGTGGTGGAAGCCGCCCTGCGCGACCACGTGGAGTTCAGCGTGGTGTCCGATTTCTTCCTGACGCCCACGGCCCAGCTGGCCGACCTGGTGCTGCCCGCCGCCCACTGGCTGGAGCAGGACGATGTGGTCTACTTCCACAAGCTGTGGTGCGTGCTGGCCCGGCGCAGGCTGGCCCATGGCCCGCAATCCGGCGAGGTCCGCGACGACCGTGCCGTCATTCTGGACCTGGCCCACCGCCTGGGCCTGGACGAGGCCTTTCCCTGGCCGGACTGGGACGCCTACCTGGCCTGGCTGCTGGAACCTTCCGGCATGGATTTTCGCGCCTTTTCGGAAAAGGGGCTGGTGCTCGGCCCCATGCGCTACCGCAAGCACGAGACGGACGGCTTTCCCACGCCCAGCGGCAAGGTGGAACTGCGCAGTTCCGTCATGGCCGGGGCAGGCCGCCCGCCCCTGCCCGTGTACGTGGAGCCGCCCCTGTCGCCGCTATCCACGCCGGATGTGGCCGCCGCGTACCCGTTCATCCTCATGTCCGGGTGCAAGGTGCTGCCCTTCTTCCATTCCGAGGGGCGGCAAATCGACACGCTGCGCCGCCTGCGCCCGGAACCCCGCGTGGCCGTGCACCCCGATGCGCTGGCCCGCCTTGGCCTTGCCGACGGCGATGCGGTGCGGGTGGTATCCCCGCACGGGCAGGCGCGCTTTGTGGCCGCCGCCGACGACAGCCTGCCGCCCGACGTGGTGCAGGCCGACCACGGCTGGTGGTTTCCCGAACGGCCCGGACCGGACCACGGCTGGCGCGAAAGCTGCGCCAACCTGCTGTACGGGCACGACCACTTCGACCCGGACAGCGGCGCGGAACCGCTGAAGTGCGGGCTGTGCCGCATCGAACGGGCGTAG